TTCAGTATTTACTATTTCTAATAGTTGTTATATTTTacctcaattgatttctcaacttaatCTCCTTAACCTGTTTGAGGTTGTTattctactttttttttaaaagaattgttattgtgttttattttaataaattctatattaaatgcaatagcttattcgatgttgtattttatttgaaaatgttattttccttcgctcaaatgatttctaaaataaactcatcttTCTTGAATATCTTAATTAGCATTTGATATGGATATTATGTACCGAATAGCACGTGGATTTTATCGTGCAAAGTGAGATGAAAATAAGTGGGCACAAGGTGTCAGGtgtgttaaaggtttggaagttttGATTTATGGTATAAGATTACTAGAATTGGGATTGTTGGAATCGTGTATTAGAAATGATTTGATTGGTCAAGTTGACATCGTTTTTCCTACTTGAGCACATTACACTTCTCTGTATTCCAACTATGTTGTCGTTTAATTACTTGGTTATTTCTCGTTGCCATTCGTGTTTCCCCCTTATCGTCACTACtgtttgtaatttgatttcttcctGCTATTAGCATTACCTCGATATCCCTATCTTGTTAGCTTTATGTCATATCCTACTCAGGTTTATATGTTCgttaggtgtcttgacctggcctcgtcactactctaccgaggttagtcttgatacttactaggtatcaccgtggtgtactcatgctacacttctgcacatcatttTATGCAGAACCAGTTACTTCGGATCGAGTTGGTTTTGAGACTTATGCTTGGTatggttggagacttcaaggtacacctgtcGGATGTTTGCAGGCTCCGAAGTCACCttttaattgtatttatttccattgtttccttTTGTTCCGGAACAGTGATGTATTCATTATGTATAGCTActcctagaaaggcttatgacttgtactaccgattttgggatggTAAATTGTACAGAGATTTCTATTTCGAAATTGTTCCATGTTAGTAAATATTACCGTTATTTCTgttaatattaggcttacctagttttagagactaggtgccatcacgactccttcagagggattttgggtcgtgacagtaagccCCGTggatctttaaattttttaatttatgaatGAATAATATAGCATTATAACAAAAACTATAAAAGATACATTAAACGTTCAGGAATACTAAAATGCATTAAAGAAACACATATAAAATAAAACATCTAGCACGTTTTACAAGTATAAATGATGCAATACTGTTAAAGTTACTATGAAGTATAAATTCACTACAATGACGTAACTTTCAAACGATTAAAAGTcataatttcttaaaaaatattatcaaactgCATATTTTACCTCCTTAAAAGTAATACTcaataaattttatcaacactGTAATTTaaaattgtgatgacccgataggtcatctccAGCTTAACCCTTAATTTTGTGTTCCAAAACTTCAAATAGCTCTATTTAGCcttttctcgatttgcgtgcgcagtctgtgtCTTCTTTCGAAAggctttatgtgaaaaattgattaaaatgtgaaatcgtgcttcaaaactcatttgcgttgacttcgatcaacgttttgagcaaacggattcgGATCCATATTTTAACAGTACCGGTGGGTCCgaatcgtaatttgggacttaggcgaatgcccagaatcgaattcgaaggtccctaacttgatttatcGCAATTCgttaaaaattagaaatttaaaggtttaaagaaattTCAAGTTTGGCCAAAGTTTGACATTGTTGCTACCGGGTCCAGATTTCGGTTCCGGAGCTTGGTATAGGTTTATTactgtatttatgacttgtctgcaaaattttatGTAAAACGGAGTTGAATTGACGTGATTCgtacgtccggttgttaaaacgAAAGTTATTAAGTTTCATTAGAAATTTTCATTCGTTTTGGTATCTAATTCATAATTCTAAGCatgattttggtattttgatcgcgcgagcgagttcgtataatatttttcaacttgtgtgcatattaagtttggagccctgagggctcgggtgagtttcggatatgctACGGGTGTTTTGAACTTAAGGAAAAATTCTGGTTGTTAGCTTCTGCTGGTCTCTGGTGTTTTCTttctcgcgatcgtgaagaatgTTCCGCGATCATGAAGAGTTGTTTGGGACAGTGGAGGAGAttgttcttcacgaacgcgaggttCCAGTCACGAGCGCGAAGTGGAGGGGGGCTTGCCCTTCTCGAACGCGACTGTTCCTCTGTGAACGCTAAGCAATGTGGGCTTGGGGGGAACTGGGTTGGTGTGCTACACAAACGCGGACTCTGGGTTGCGAACGCGATGGTTGGGAGGGAAGAACCATCACGAACGCAGAGcacttctcgcgaacgcgtaggccatTTTGGccgttgtgcatcgcgaacgcgataggtccttcgcgaatgcgatgaagaccTTAAAACATTTTAAGTACGGGATTTCACCGATTTTCACCATCCTTCCATTTTaactcggcctagaggcgatttggagaagaaaattCATCATCCTTTCCTAGGTTAGCatactttaactcattttcttccttttctaaCACCATCCACTAATTTTTAGCCttaatctttgttcttccatggtagaaaactagggatttgagAAGAATTGAGGGTTTTTGTAAATtcgggatttagacctcaatttggggtcggatttcgaaactaattatataatcgggctcAAGGATGAATGTGTAAATGGATTTTGATCCGAATAAAAGGTTATGACCAAGCAagtccggggttgacttttttgacttttcgggaaaagtgtaaaaattctaactttatgtattgtaattaatttccctagcattatttgatgttatcgAGTCGGTTTTGGTTACActacaaggatattgacttttagCGACCAAATTCTAACGAAGGGAATTGAATCCGGTCATTATAAGTGTAATTATGACGACCAATATTTTTTCCGGTCGTCAAAATTAATTTTTAGTATAATATTAATGAAAGGATAATTTTTGGTCtttaaaactcataaaatccggaCATTAAACATGAAATATTGGGCGCTaatattttccctcttttttGAAACCCACATTCAACCCACGCACCCCCTCAACTCTCTTCCCCCACCCCCACCCTACCCCACCCCCCAAAAGGGTATATCTTTATATTGTTACTTAAAGAGCAGAGACCTAGTATCTCAGAAATTAAACTCTTGAAAGAATCACAATTTGGGTTCTTCTCTGCAACCTAGGGTTTCTATCTCCTTCTCGTCAAGGTAAGCTCTAAACTTGCAGTCAATTATTTTGTCCAAATTTGCGTATAAGTTGTTGAAGGAATGACTGAAAATTATCTTATTTTTTCATACGGAGTATAACATGCTGTTCAAATTTGGATTGAAGTTGTTGAAAGAATCTCTTAAAATTATGTTTGTGTTTATATCAAGTATAGTGTGCTGCCAAATTTGCATTTTAGTTGTTGAAGGAATGTCTAAATCAGCCCGTCAGAGCCTTATTCATGAGAGGATTTACCGGAAATCATTGGAAATTTCTTTAATTCTTGTTCCATAAATTCATTAGAGCTGATTCTAAAGCATCTGTATGGAGTTATTGAAGGGTACTTTAtaagaattaattatttttgttgtttgaaattggGCATTTTTTATGTTATCGTCTCTCTCTATGTTTTTAAAATACTGGGTTGCATCTTATAATTACATATGCTCCAAACTTATAATTATATGTAGGTTTTATGACATTTCTGATGAATTCGCAGAAGTTTGTTCTTTATTTTCATTGAATATTGCCTCGTTATAGGTCAATTATGTGTGTTCGTCTTGTAGAGCAGATTATTTTTTGGAATTGGGTTTGATTGCATATTGTTATTGGAACAAAAGGTTTCTCACTATCTGGTCGTGATTGTATTGTAAAATTTTCGTGTGAAATAAGAATTCGCTAACTTTATTCTTAATTAAACTTTCTGAGTACATTGGGAAGAAATACGTGATTCTCTTTTTCTACCCACTAGACTTCACATTTGTTTGCCTGACAAGTTAGCTTGTATCCTAAAATCACCCAACTGCTACTTTCACGTTCTTATAATGAAGTTGAACTGATTACGGTTGTTTCGTAATGTATTTTTTTGCTATTATCAATTCATGCTACTGTAGAGATCACTGCTTTCAGTGATCGTTATGAAGAATTTCAGAAGGTGAACACGCCTGCAATAAGATCATTTATATTAGCTCCACCTTACCAAAGCAATCAAATCATGGCCAAATCCCCTGTTTTCTCTCCTCTTGATGGACTTACTTCATCTGAAGACATTCCCACATCGTATGAATTAATTGGAGTAGTTCGTTTTCTGGATTTTCTTGTTTTTAGCTATCTCCTTTTTGACTTTCTAGTTCTTCTCACAAGTACTTAGAGCTCACCATGATCACCTTTGTTTTCTATATTATAAAGCAAATGGTGATTTCACTTAGATGCTCTTTAGTTTTGGCTGTTAGGCACTAGTTCTGTCATTTTTCATTCTCATTATCTAGTTATTTATGATCGATCAATTtgaaagctgaaaaatatttAGTTTTGTCTTTGCTGTAAAGAAACATTCTTTTTGCTTTATTTAGTATAATGCTTTGGGTTGTGCTAGTGTACTTGGAATCTTGGATGTTTGAGCCACTGTTGTGGTGCTTTTAAAAAAGATTGGTCTGCTTTTTTTGTTATTTCTGCACTTATTGTCAATACTAAAAGTTTTTGAATTAGAAGAAATAAGGAATAACACACAGTACCCTAATAATACTTGCTAGTTGGCATCCTTTTTCTTATTGGCAACTTGCTGAAATATTTTTCTTGTTGGGGTAGCTTAATAAtaatcttctttcttttattgtatTAGGTTGACATGAATCCATCAAAATCTCGGAAGTTTGAAATGCAATCATCTTCAAAGACTGTTAAGCATTCATACGTTGCGCCAGGCGCCTTAGCAAGGGGACGAGGGCAAAGCTTTAGATCTTTGGGTTCGGTAAGGGTAAATGCTGAACAGAGACTCCCGATTGGAAATAGTAAAAATCGTAATGCAGCAGCATCTTATCTGAATGAGCTAGCTCAGAATACGAATCTTGCACCTCCTGGTTTTGATCCACTAGAAGATGATGTTTCCCTCCCTCAAGAAGTTGAAGTGATGCAAGACACTCAAAGaagcaaaataagtatttttcTGTCTCAGTTTGTAATATTTTTTTGCTGTTATTGGACTGGCCCTTTTTTATGATTAACTCAAATTGGAAATTAGCAGGTCCATGTGAATCTGAAAAGGCAAAAAAAGTGAGAGGAAAGAACAGATGTAAAAATGTTCTAGGACTCAAAGCTGGAGAAAAGTTGAGCGTCACTTTCTACCATAATCGAGCTGTTGGGAAGCATTCAGCCACATTTGTAAGACACTTAGGTATATTAGTTCGTGATCGTAATATGTGTTCGTTGCGCGTACACTTGTAGGCGGATATCGAAGAATATAAGCTGGATCACATGTGGGAAGCTGTTACTGTAAGAATTTAAAGTATTACTTTAATTTGttcttttgcctttttcttttcttctttcacaaatgaaaagaaaattaattttggaCCTTATAATCTTACATAATAATCATGTTAAATCATTGAGTTTTAGTTTAAGcgtaataaaaagaaaatatattttagaGCCGCTAATATTGCAGCATACAGATACTTCCAGAATAAAGGTTTGATGTTCGCCTCTTCATGCTTGCTGCTAGAAAAgaatttgactttttagttttaattgtttttattgctgttaattttaataatagtaataaaagtTTGATCGGGACATCTACAGCATGAGATCGCCAGGAATGGAGGCATGGCCTCCTTAAGGTGTATTGCCGCTTTGCGACATAGGATTTCGGTTTATATGCCATTTGAAGATTTCTCCTTTGATTGATGTTTGTGAGGTTTTATCTCCATTCAGGCATAAGGtatattttgtttcttctttaatctttggATACAGTAATTTGAAGTTGTTGGCGTCGTTTCTGGCATGTATGGCTACAACTAGAATACTAGTATTATAGTTTAATTGTTTCTGGCATGTATGGCTACAACTAGAATACTAGTATTATAGTTTAATTCTTTCATATAacattcaaaagaaaataattattatttaaaagatGAAGGATTTCATCTTAAAGTGTTTTGGTTCTAATAATCAATTTGTCACTAGTAACGCTCAATGTTTAATTTAATATTGTTGGTTAAATAATTCTTTTTGGTTTGGTTAAAACTCATTGAGTTTTATATTTGATgatattcttaaaatattataggaCAAATTTGATAGTGCTGACATAAATGGTCAAAGAGATCATGTCTTGAAACATATGAGAAGGTTATGGAATAATTGGAGAGGATCATTGCACATGATTGTGAAATCTAAGCCATTGCGCGACGTTCTAAAGGATGTGCCAGAGGGGGTCGACAAGAGTGATTGGGAATGGTTGGTCAAAGAGCACTTCTTATCTGAAAAGTTTAAGGTATGACTTCATAACAATTTATAGCATCTTAGTTTTTTTAAGTGGCAAACCACACATTCTATGTTCTGTTGTTATTATAGGAAAGAAGTACAAGAAACTCAATGAATAGGTCTAAGTTGATTATGCCTCATCATACGGGCAGCAAGCCTATCAGAGAGATTATTTATGAACTGGTATGTAAATCGTGTTATTGTGTTAAGAAACCCCATCTTTGTTTAAATGATTTGTTTGACTTATTTATTTAAATGCGAAGGGAGGCAAAGATGGTAATCCACCAGATATGGCAACTGTTTTCTTTGAGACTCATAAGAAGGACGATAAACTTGTCGAACCTGAAACTAATGAAAAATATGTATGTTtattgataaattttattttacccCTTCCTTTGACTAAAAGCATTGCATTATCTCAAAGCTTATAATTTTTTAGGCTGAAATTCAAGAACTAGTACGATCTGAGCCTTCTCTTACAAATATTGAGGTTGTAGAAAGGTGCTTTGGACCTCAATGCAAGAGCCATGTGTTTGGATTTGGAGGTGGAATAACCGCTAAGGAGTTAAAAGGTGGTAACTCCTCTAAGGCTGCACTGTTGGATGAGTTGAATGCAACTCGAAAAGAAAATCTATCACTAAAAAGATACCTAGATAACTTAGAGAGTACAGTTGCACGACTTGCAAGCAAATTTTCTAGTCAACCTTTATCAACACCATGTTCAAGTGAATCAGATACAGGCATGTGACAGGTTAGTAAACGTTTTACCAACCTTTTACAATTATCACATGTCATATTCATTTATTTAGCTAGTCACCATGCCACTTTCTACTGCCATATCTTTCTTTATACAGATTATAATTCCACTTATGATATGATGAGTATTTCTTAATCAAATGAATAAGCAaaacttttttctatttttcatgtCAACAACTCATGTGCCTCGCTCTTTTTTGTTGAaggatgaaataaataaataactccTCTTCATGAACTGAGTGATCACCATCCTACTTCACTATGAAAGCCTTCTATATTTCTTAATCCATTTTTCTTGATCACTTATAGAACTTATTTGTCCTTTGCTgaaattttcccttttcttttgggTTAAATCAACAAGattatatgttattttatctaATTTTGATACTTTTCTACACTCAACAATGTGCTAAAAAAAATTTATCAATAGTTTTGCATAGACAATGAGCTTATTTCAAGTATCCAGAGAATTTTAATTCACTGGCATATTAATGGATAATAGTCAACTAGTTAGATACCTCTGCTCCTGAATTTCTGCAGAGATCTCTATTTTGTTCTTTAGAAGTGTAACTTTCTTGTATGCTTTAGCAAATTATTTTATTAGTACTATATAAAAAATTAGTAGCAACTACTTCTAGGTACAAAAATAAATGGCAGTGTCTCTACCATATGTAGTTGCgccatttttcattttccttttcgaCTCTTTATTGCTATTGACAAGTGTTAGTCTCATTCAAGATACAAATAGACAGAACAGTAGTAGGAAAAAGATGACAGAAATTTTATAAATTAGTTAGTTTGGTATTTTTTTTCTCAATGTAATTATGTGTACTGATATGTTTTGTTTGCTTTTTAAGATTCTTTTTTTAGGAATTTGTCTTTTCATTGTTGTTGGCTGCCCCCTCTCCCTCTTTGGTattaggaaaaaaagaaaaagtgtcAACAAAGGCACACCATTACTAGAGATGGTGCTTGACTGTAGTTTAGCTTTTTGGGACTTTCCCAGTCACGGTTATTTGAATTCCAGGAAATCTcttatcatttatatttataatGGCCAATGTTGGCTTTGACCAAATGCTACACTTCTTGGCATCTTTGGCGACACTTCTCAGGGCTGGCTAGAAGACTAAAATATTGTAGTGactgttaattattattcgaacagtattgtatattcgatccttcaaattatttcatgtattcagttagaattcatgactcagtattaccagtcttgggaggttgttataattatttccgttgttgatTTCGATTATCTATATAAAACAAATGGCTTGATGTGTTATTAGaatcagcttacctagtcttagagactaagtgccatcacgatacctgtGGTCCTAAAAAATACAATAGTGACTAAATAATATATGTGCAACTTCACATCTCTTTTCAAGAATATCCAAATGGTCCTAAAAAGACAACCTTCAATAATGTTAGAATGAGCCCTATTACAAAGGGTTTTCCAATAGACACGTTTTTAACATTCAAGTAAAAAAATTGTTCTTGTTAACGCACCTACTATAGTACTATGGTGACAAATTTTGGAGTCCAGTAAATGCTCTATAAATATCAGGACGAAGCAAAAGGGAGTAGAGCCAACTAAAAAGATATAAAGAGCGAGCATCATATCATATATAGCAATACAAGAAAGATGGTAAGTTATTCTTCTGGTTGATATATTCTTACTCTTTCTTTCTTGTGTTTACTTTCATAATTGATGTTTGAAAATTACGTAACAACTGATCAAGTGTTAATATATTGTATTTAATCAGCAAGGCCAGTGGATAGCCGCAAGAGACCTTTCAATTACATGGGTGAACAATCCTTAGTACTGGACATGAAAAACTGTTAATCCTAAGTCTGTCTCTCTCTAACTATCTCTCTCTAAATTTCATTAAAATGAGAAATATATTTTAATCCGACCTTAACATTTTGTACTACAGTATTGAAGTGGCGAAGCTTCGTAGTGTAGCTTGGCTTGACATTTATGGAAAGATCGAGACAAAAAATCTTTTTCGAAAGACTAGTTATGCTGTATATTTAGTATTCAAGTTAACAGATAACCCTCTGAACTTGAACGAGCCACAGCATCGCTAAGATTTGTGAACGAAGTGGCGGAGGGCGCTGGCATTGAGGGTACCACTGTTTTCATCTCGAAGAAAAAGGAATTACCAGGAGAACTTGGCCGGTTCCCACATCTCCGAAGTGATGGCTGGTTAGAAATCAAGCTTGGTGAGTTTTTCAACAACTTAGGAGAGGATAGTGAAGTCGAAATGAGGTTGATGGAAATCAATAACGGCACTTGGAAATCTGGCATCATCGTTAAGGGTTTCGATATTCGTCCAAACTAATTGGATAGATCTCTACCCAGTGACCTTTATGTTTTCTATTTTGCATCTTTGTTGTGTTTGTCTTTTAGATTTTCTAATAAAATCACTCTTTGTCTATAATAAGAGTGAGCTTGTTGTAAGTGCATGTGATCTTATTTATGATCCATCCTTTTTATCTTATTCTGAAATTATAATAAGAGATTCTACGATTTCTACTTCTTAGATAATTGGTGTACTCTTGGATCAATAAAAAGCAAGAATAAAGCATTTGGCGACATGCAGTCTTCCTCTTCTACCTCATTCTCTTCATGATTAATTGCTTTATGTATGTTGTTCATAACTATTAATGGATAGTGCAAAATATCGTGTCATCCCCGAATTAAGGTTTCTTTCTTCAGTTGGTAAATATGGTGGGTTCTAATTGTTTAAGGATATGACTTTTTTCTTTACCCTTATTGAACAACTTTTTTATTTATCGATAATTTGACAATTAGAGTATGGCTAATTCCAAGTATATGACTAGCTAGCGTATGTGCTTTTAATATCTTCCAACTAATTATAGTCTCCTCTTCGAATTCCCTTAATTTCGTTATTTCTGAAATTACCATCACTAATATAGTTCAATAAATTTAATTGATACTGCTTCTATCTTTTTATGTAGCTTATGGAAGAATTGAAGATGCATGCACTAGCAGAATCACGAGTCAGAAAGCATCCATGGGGctcattcttctttttctctttcactGAAAAAATGGTGAGTTTATGTAATTTGCTTTCAAATGGGTGCAAGTCTCATGAATGAATAACCTTTTCCGTCTACCCTTTTTGCCTTGATTGTTTGGATTtgatatatgtatgtattttgagTATGGTCACCTTCAAAACATGTGAAAGtagaaatacataaaatacatgcaGTGATGGTTTTAATTTAAAACTTTTAAAAGAACTTAAAAATTTAGACTTGAAATCTGCCTACATGAACTcaaaggataaaagaaaaaaaattgatttgaaaCTTGATAGTTGGTATCTCTTAAAAGAAAACATGGcaaaagcaataacaataaaaaaaaacttacaaTGTATTAGCCATAATAACGAAGAATTAAAGTCTCATGACTCACACTAGGTAAAGTTGAATCCTTCTTTAGATTCTTTAAAGAAAAATTAGCAGCGtttgttattttcttctttatttcaaaGCACTATAATCAGTCCTTCAATGATCTTCAgaattgaaaatatcaaaactgAACTCATTTTAGATAGTGAAAGGATACCATAGAAGCTACGAATAAAGAGAGCTaggcccaaaaaaaaaaaaaaaaaaaattcaagacaACTATGAGTAACAATTAGGGGTGTGGGAACAGAAGGAAATCATTATtgtatcttatatatatatatatatatatatatatatatatatatatatatatatatatatatacaaaaaaaattctCAAATATATTTTGTCAGTTGTGTTTCTTGCTTTCGTAAAAAACTGTGACGTTTCAATAAAGGAATAATGCACCGGTTGCCTTCCTTTCATAATGAAGTGTAACGGTTCAACAATGACGAGCAGCAGCGCAACAGTTGCAATTATGGAATAGTGCTATTTATTTAAGTTGACTAATGGACAAGAATCTATTCTTTTGTGCTTTGAATAGGATCTACAAGAGCTCCGGTCAAAGAATATCAATATATAGTAAGACTTAGGTAACAGACAAACTCGACTTCTTAGTAGGAATGTTTGTCAAAAGAAATTTCTcttgcatttatcattttttctATTGTTTTTACCAGTGTCATATAAGTGCATGCATTAGGGATTGATGGTATTTCAATCTGCAGTAAAGGATCCGCCAAAATTTCATCCAATTCTTTGGCTATTCTTATACTACAACAAGATTTTCGCCAAGCTTCTTCACTTCTAATAGACACAAAAATAAAGCTTGAAAgagtaaattaattaaatatttgtcAAAGCCTAAATACACAAATAACTAAATATTTTGTTCGTTATCTTTCGTGTTTTTGGTCTTCTCGCAAATATTGCTTATGGGATTCGCCTAATAAGTATTATACATCTGACATAACATATGCCATATATGCAGTTTCCAACTTTAGGA
This genomic interval from Nicotiana tabacum cultivar K326 unplaced genomic scaffold, ASM71507v2 Un00084, whole genome shotgun sequence contains the following:
- the LOC142161799 gene encoding uncharacterized protein LOC142161799 isoform X1 produces the protein MRRLWNNWRGSLHMIVKSKPLRDVLKDVPEGVDKSDWEWLVKEHFLSEKFKERSTRNSMNRSKLIMPHHTGSKPIREIIYELGGKDGNPPDMATVFFETHKKDDKLVEPETNEKYAEIQELVRSEPSLTNIEVVERCFGPQCKSHVFGFGGGITAKELKGGNSSKAALLDELNATRKENLSLKRYLDNLESTVARLASKFSSQPLSTPCSSESDTGM
- the LOC142161799 gene encoding uncharacterized protein LOC142161799 isoform X2, with amino-acid sequence MRRLWNNWRGSLHMIVKSKPLRDVLKDVPEGVDKSDWEWLVKEHFLSEKFKERSTRNSMNRSKLIMPHHTGSKPIREIIYELAEIQELVRSEPSLTNIEVVERCFGPQCKSHVFGFGGGITAKELKGGNSSKAALLDELNATRKENLSLKRYLDNLESTVARLASKFSSQPLSTPCSSESDTGM